From a single Streptomyces liliifuscus genomic region:
- a CDS encoding FtsX-like permease family protein, translated as MRTDLRLALLLTRGSDRREWWRVMLTAVGAALATGLGLAAVAVASVEGQVSTSYFHGLLDQPGQRAGVVVTLLLLWVPVLGFLAQCARIGAVHRDRRLAGLRLAGATPRQVRRIAALESGLACLLGAVVAAVFSALLMVNLLEQRPSLEAWGGFALVTLAVPLLAVLVSVVALRRVVASPLGWVRRVRPGHGRVATLALVVPAVLVGLAALLIVMRVTGPGATAFALLVFSAVALTGAGAVAVAGLTARAIGRRLAARTGNPAVLIAAERLQADPWATARTNAAVLLVSVVGVGFMGVRQMFLDEVRHPRQGLPHSAEDLAFYTTGVNLAGVAVLVALLISLGGLAVGTAESLATRRRGLAAQTAAGVPQKVLGRALLLETALPLAPAMLLAGFGGAAVYIAYGSAVEAPAIPVLVPLLVPPAVYAACLLAAATSLPLLRRSVHPAELRFA; from the coding sequence GGCGGTCGCCTCGGTGGAGGGGCAGGTGTCCACCTCGTACTTTCACGGTCTTCTGGACCAGCCGGGGCAGCGCGCCGGGGTGGTCGTCACGCTGTTGCTCCTGTGGGTGCCGGTGCTCGGCTTCCTCGCCCAGTGCGCGCGTATCGGCGCCGTGCACCGCGACCGCAGGCTGGCCGGGCTGCGGCTCGCCGGGGCGACGCCGAGGCAGGTGCGGCGCATCGCGGCCCTGGAGTCCGGCCTCGCCTGTCTGCTGGGGGCGGTGGTCGCCGCGGTGTTCTCCGCGCTCCTCATGGTGAACCTGTTGGAGCAGCGGCCTTCACTGGAGGCCTGGGGCGGTTTCGCCCTGGTGACGCTCGCCGTGCCGCTGCTCGCCGTGCTGGTGAGTGTGGTCGCGCTGCGCCGGGTCGTGGCCTCGCCGCTCGGCTGGGTGCGCCGGGTGCGGCCGGGCCACGGCCGGGTCGCCACTCTCGCCCTGGTGGTGCCGGCGGTGCTGGTGGGCCTGGCCGCCCTGCTGATCGTCATGCGGGTCACCGGGCCGGGGGCCACCGCGTTCGCCCTGCTGGTGTTCTCCGCGGTGGCGCTGACCGGTGCGGGCGCGGTGGCGGTCGCCGGGCTCACCGCACGGGCCATCGGCAGACGGCTCGCCGCCCGGACCGGGAACCCCGCGGTCCTGATCGCCGCCGAACGGCTCCAGGCCGACCCGTGGGCCACCGCGCGCACCAACGCGGCGGTGCTCCTGGTGTCCGTCGTGGGCGTGGGCTTCATGGGCGTACGCCAGATGTTCCTCGACGAGGTGCGTCATCCGCGGCAGGGCCTGCCCCACAGCGCCGAGGACCTGGCGTTCTACACCACCGGCGTCAATCTGGCGGGCGTCGCCGTCCTGGTGGCGCTGCTGATCAGCCTGGGCGGTCTCGCCGTGGGCACCGCCGAGTCGCTCGCCACCCGGCGCCGGGGACTTGCCGCGCAGACCGCGGCGGGCGTGCCGCAGAAGGTGCTCGGCCGGGCGCTGCTCCTGGAGACCGCGCTGCCGCTGGCCCCGGCGATGCTGCTCGCGGGCTTCGGCGGCGCGGCGGTGTACATCGCGTACGGAAGCGCCGTGGAGGCTCCGGCCATCCCCGTTCTGGTGCCGCTGCTCGTGCCGCCGGCCGTCTACGCGGCCTGTCTCCTCGCCGCCGCCACTTCCCTGCCGCTGCTGCGCCGTTCGGTGCATCCGGCGGAGCTGCGCTTCGCGTAG